The proteins below come from a single Psychrobacter sp. FDAARGOS_221 genomic window:
- a CDS encoding YggS family pyridoxal phosphate-dependent enzyme: protein MTQQDFSSEQLLQHWQQVKQQVATASAAVDREPVTLLAVSKTKPAEMVATLAKAGQSHFGENYLQEAVDKIEAVKDLVADQVDTDIVWHYIGHIQRNKTRDIAQTFDWVHTIERDIIAKRLNNQRPEGLPKLNVLIQVNIDQEESKSGCLPEALDELVNTVKGYDNLCLRGLMIIPSKEGTDAFERTKQLFDEMKQAHPELTHWDTLSMGMSADMTHAIAQGSTMVRVGSAIFGARD from the coding sequence ATGACACAACAAGATTTTTCGTCTGAACAATTATTACAACACTGGCAGCAAGTAAAGCAGCAAGTAGCTACTGCCAGTGCAGCAGTCGATCGTGAGCCTGTTACCTTACTGGCGGTTTCAAAGACTAAGCCGGCTGAGATGGTCGCTACCCTTGCTAAAGCAGGACAGAGCCACTTTGGTGAGAACTATCTGCAAGAAGCCGTGGATAAAATAGAAGCGGTTAAAGACTTGGTTGCTGATCAAGTAGATACTGACATTGTTTGGCACTATATTGGCCACATTCAACGTAATAAAACTCGTGATATTGCGCAGACCTTTGACTGGGTGCACACCATAGAGCGAGATATTATCGCTAAACGCCTGAATAACCAACGCCCTGAAGGATTGCCAAAGCTAAATGTGCTGATTCAGGTCAATATTGATCAAGAAGAGAGCAAGTCAGGCTGCTTACCAGAAGCGCTTGATGAGCTAGTGAATACGGTTAAAGGTTATGATAATTTATGCCTACGTGGGCTGATGATTATCCCTTCAAAAGAGGGCACTGATGCATTCGAGCGTACTAAGCAACTGTTTGATGAGATGAAGCAGGCGCATCCTGAGCTAACGCATTGGGATACCTTGAGTATGGGTATGAGCGCTGATATGACCCACGCCATTGCACAAGGCTCAACCATGGTTCGAGTCGGCAGTGCTATTTTTGGTGCCAGAGATTAG
- a CDS encoding NAD+ synthase, which yields MSNHNNTPAQGGALKFALAQAHFMVGDIQENIEKMRQLAIEARDNGADIIVFPELALLGYPPEDLLLRPSLADRVKAALSSLSDINDIVMIIGYPHVDYHGTFNSAAIIQNGQQKGFYHKQYLPNYGVFDERRYFDKGRNQVLFNYQGVTIGLLICEDLWEDDPIKALKEQGADLIVSINASPFEAGKQHARQALLTKRANDHQLPIIYCNCVGGQDDLVFDGGSMVIQPNGELAHEAPRFLEHLLYATYHAEGGHFDTQQKAPLQLSAESETYQALVVGLRDYVNHSGFEGVIVGLSGGIDSALTLCIAVDALGSDKVYAVMMPYEYTSQISLEDAQAQARRLNVSYTVCPIHDAVNGMRHTLAPLFNKAKADTTEENIQARARGMILMALSNKFGHLVITTGNKSEMAVGYSTLYGDMAGGFDVLKDVYKTQVYALANYRNRLEDTDVIPERVITRPPSAELRPDQKDQDSLPDYDILDAILKDYIDNDLGFDEITAKGFDPNIVRQTILLVDRSEYKRRQAPIGTKVSHKAFGRERRYPLVNGWTIEK from the coding sequence ATGTCTAATCATAATAATACCCCGGCCCAAGGAGGCGCTTTAAAATTTGCACTGGCTCAAGCCCACTTTATGGTCGGTGACATCCAAGAAAATATTGAAAAGATGCGCCAGCTGGCCATCGAAGCCCGCGATAATGGTGCCGATATCATTGTCTTTCCTGAGCTGGCACTACTGGGCTATCCGCCAGAAGACTTGCTACTGCGCCCTAGCCTAGCAGACCGCGTCAAAGCAGCGTTAAGCTCATTAAGCGACATTAATGATATCGTGATGATTATCGGCTATCCGCATGTCGATTATCATGGCACCTTTAACTCTGCGGCTATTATTCAAAATGGTCAGCAAAAAGGCTTTTATCACAAACAGTATTTACCGAATTATGGTGTGTTTGATGAGCGTCGTTATTTTGACAAAGGTCGCAACCAAGTATTGTTCAACTACCAAGGCGTGACTATTGGCCTGCTAATCTGTGAAGATCTGTGGGAAGACGACCCGATTAAAGCCCTTAAAGAACAAGGTGCTGACCTCATCGTTAGTATCAACGCCTCACCTTTTGAAGCCGGCAAGCAGCATGCACGTCAGGCGTTATTGACCAAACGTGCCAATGATCATCAGTTGCCGATTATTTATTGTAACTGTGTTGGCGGCCAAGATGACTTGGTATTTGATGGCGGCTCAATGGTGATTCAACCCAATGGTGAGCTTGCCCATGAAGCCCCACGATTCCTCGAGCATCTGTTATACGCTACCTATCATGCTGAAGGCGGTCACTTTGATACCCAACAAAAAGCACCATTACAACTGAGCGCTGAGTCTGAGACCTATCAGGCTTTAGTGGTTGGCCTACGAGATTATGTCAATCATTCAGGATTTGAAGGTGTGATTGTTGGTTTATCAGGCGGTATCGATTCTGCATTAACCCTATGTATTGCGGTAGACGCCTTAGGCTCAGATAAGGTTTACGCAGTGATGATGCCTTATGAGTACACCTCACAGATTAGCTTAGAAGATGCTCAAGCACAGGCTCGTCGCCTAAATGTGTCCTATACCGTCTGCCCAATTCACGATGCGGTCAATGGTATGCGCCATACGTTAGCGCCTTTATTTAACAAAGCCAAAGCTGATACCACTGAAGAGAATATCCAAGCCCGTGCACGCGGTATGATCTTGATGGCATTGTCTAATAAATTTGGTCATCTGGTTATCACCACTGGCAATAAGTCTGAGATGGCTGTGGGCTACTCGACCTTATACGGTGATATGGCAGGCGGCTTTGATGTGTTAAAAGACGTGTATAAAACTCAAGTCTATGCACTGGCCAATTATCGCAACCGCTTAGAAGACACAGATGTGATTCCTGAGCGTGTGATTACGCGTCCGCCATCTGCAGAGCTGCGTCCAGATCAAAAAGATCAAGACAGCCTACCTGACTATGATATTTTAGATGCCATTTTAAAAGACTATATTGATAACGACCTAGGCTTTGATGAAATCACTGCCAAAGGTTTCGATCCTAATATTGTTCGTCAAACTATCTTATTGGTCGACAGAAGCGAATATAAGCGCCGTCAAGCCCCAATTGGTACTAAGGTAAGCCATAAGGCGTTTGGCCGTGAGCGTCGTTATCCATTAGTTAATGGCTGGACTATTGAGAAGTAA
- a CDS encoding cell division protein ZapA, with product MSTNYPDSNQPLDTDDAHATDSTTPDDASAETTEQIIAPKSDAVETEYFEDDSSYADDSYNTDGNYNADGAVDAETELSEDEHYNDSDIEQVVNSEDEDMSLEETELSDDTYEQTDDELLDSEDDSDAIEYTTVNINILGRSYNINCPVGEEQELALATNHINDFIGNIRDQAPQVGYENLLVLCCLDLFGKVQQASKTADASALEHSTTAEHANQLIEKMIEEMQAIRA from the coding sequence ATGTCAACCAATTATCCCGACTCAAATCAGCCGCTTGATACAGACGATGCTCATGCGACTGACTCAACAACCCCTGATGATGCCTCTGCAGAAACGACGGAGCAAATAATAGCACCTAAATCAGATGCGGTTGAAACCGAATATTTCGAAGATGACAGCTCATACGCTGATGACAGTTACAACACTGACGGCAACTATAACGCTGACGGCGCCGTTGACGCTGAGACCGAGCTATCAGAAGATGAGCACTATAATGACTCTGACATAGAGCAAGTGGTGAATTCTGAAGATGAAGATATGAGCTTAGAAGAGACTGAGCTGTCTGACGATACCTATGAACAGACAGATGATGAGCTACTAGATAGCGAAGATGATTCTGATGCTATCGAGTACACCACAGTTAATATCAATATTCTAGGCCGCTCATACAACATCAACTGTCCCGTCGGAGAGGAGCAAGAACTGGCTCTAGCGACTAACCATATTAATGACTTTATTGGTAATATCCGTGATCAAGCACCACAAGTTGGTTATGAAAACCTATTGGTCCTTTGCTGCTTAGATTTATTTGGCAAAGTACAGCAAGCCAGCAAAACTGCTGATGCCAGTGCGCTTGAACATAGCACCACCGCTGAGCATGCCAATCAGTTGATTGAAAAAATGATTGAAGAGATGCAGGCGATTCGAGCTTAA